From Prionailurus bengalensis isolate Pbe53 chromosome F2, Fcat_Pben_1.1_paternal_pri, whole genome shotgun sequence, one genomic window encodes:
- the CF2H8orf89 gene encoding putative uncharacterized protein C8orf89 homolog isoform X6 produces the protein MPVLSPEIKFDTSNVTRNSLDCFLFESSWRKAVLETQKMKKAFGLEELKECVKMPYLPGLQSCQKSVSSSPLEVHPRLLHTDTEMPPVSPSGDNLSSCLQVFYSPLHIAQCPVREQPWQSRTRKTKETCTVVPIQERPKE, from the exons atgcCAGTGTTATCCCCTGAAATCAAATTTGATACTTCTAATGTCACCAGAAATTCCCTTGACTGTTTTCTGTTTGAGAGTAGTTGGAGGAAAGCAGTTTTGGaaacacaaaaaatgaagaaag CATTTGGTCTAGAAGAGCTCAAAGAATGTGTCAAAATGCCATATTTACCAGGACTGCAAAGTTGCCAAAAAAGTGTAAGTTCAAGTCCACTGGAAGTTCATCCAAGACTGCTGCATACTGATACCGAGATGCCTCCAGTCAG CCCTTCTGGTGACAACCTGTCGAGTTGCCTGCAAGTATTTTATTCTCCTCTGCATATTGCACAGTGTCCTGTGAGGGAACAGCCatggcaaagcag gaCAAGGAAGACTAAGGAGACATGCACTGTAGTACCAATTCAGGAGAGACCAAAGG AATAA
- the RPL7 gene encoding 60S ribosomal protein L7 yields MEGAEEKKKKVPAVPETLKKKRRNFAELKIKRLRKKFAQKMLRKARRKLIYEKAKHYHKEYRQMYRTEIRMARMARKAGNFYVPAEPKLAFVIRIRGINGVSPKVRKVLQLLRLRQIFNGTFVKLNKASVNMLRIVEPYIAWGYPNLKSVNELIYKRGYGKINKKRIALTDNTLIARSLGKYGIICMEDLIHEIYTVGKRFKEANNFLWPFKLSSPRGGMKKKTTHFVEGGDAGNREDQINRLIRRMN; encoded by the exons ATGGAGGGTGCAGA agagaagaaaaagaaggttcCTGCTGTGCCAGAAACTCTCAAGAAAAAGCGAAGGAATTTCGCAGAGTTGAAGATCAAGCGTCTGAGAAAGAAATTTGCCCAAAAAATG CTTCGAAAGGCAAGGAGGAAGCTTATTTATGAAAAAGCTAAGCATTACCACAAGGAATACAGGCAGATGTACAGAACTGAGATTCGAATGGCTAGAATGGCAAGAAAAGCTGGCAACTTCTACGTACCTGCTGAACCCAAATTGGCATTTGTCATCAGGATCCGAGG TATCAATGGTGTGAGCCCAAAGGTTCGAAAGGTGTTGCAGCTTCTTCGCCTTCGCCAGATCTTCAATGGCACCTTTGTTAAGCTCAACAAGGCTTCAGTTAACATGCTAAGGATTGTGGAACCATATATTGCATGGGG GTACCCAAACCTGAAGTCAGTGAATGAATTGATCTACAAGCGTGGTTATGGCAAAATCAACAAGAAGCGAATTGCCCTGACAGATAACACATTGATCGCTCGATCTCTTG GTAAATACGGCATCATCTGCATGGAGGATCTGATTCATGAGATCTACACTGTTGGAAAACGTTTCAAAGAAGCAAACAACTTTTTATGGCCCTTCAAGTTATCTTCTCCACGAGGGGGAATGAAGAAGAAGACCACCCATTTTGTAGAAGGTGGAGATGCTGGCAACAGGGAAGACCAGATCAATAGGCTTATTAGAAGAATGAACTAA